From Diceros bicornis minor isolate mBicDic1 chromosome 16, mDicBic1.mat.cur, whole genome shotgun sequence, one genomic window encodes:
- the LRRC30 gene encoding leucine-rich repeat-containing protein 30: protein MGARQSSARSQDKGPKGMVLLGGRQKFSPWDDALLSGKDPRSLLQRGMRHVSFSLVTKGMTDIPDFLWGLSEVQKLNLSHNQLRLLPPEVGKLTRLVVLNLCGNRLKSLPREISLLKSLKVLFVNMNCLTEVPAELSACQSLEVLSLSHNCLSQLPASLAGLPRLRKLNLSDNSFAHIPICVFSLKELDFLHVGSNRLENIAESIQCLVSLQIFIAERNNIHSFPRSLCLLTSLELLNLNNNDIQTLPDELYLLCRLARIAWNPMDKGLHISHNPLSKPLPELVEGGLEMLFSYLKDKKHT, encoded by the coding sequence ATGGGGGCGCGGCAGTCGAGTGCCCGCTCCCAGGACAAGGGCCCCAAGGGGATGGTGCTGCTGGGCGGGAGGCAGAAATTCTCGCCATGGGACGACGCCCTGCTCTCAGGAAAGGACCCGCGGTCTCTGCTGCAGCGGGGCATGCGCCACGTCAGCTTCAGCCTGGTCACCAAGGGAATGACGGACATCCCCGACTTTCTGTGGGGCTTGTCTGAGGTCCAGAAACTCAACCTGTCTCACAACCAGCTCAGGCTTCTCCCGCCCGAGGTGGGGAAGCTGACTCGGCTCGTGGTCCTGAACTTGTGCGGGAACCGCCTCAAGAGTCTGCCCCGAGAAATCAGCCTCCTCAAGAGCCTGAAGGTGCTGTTTGTCAACATGAACTGCCTGACCGAGGTGCCGGCCGAGCTGAGCGCCTGCCAGAGCCTGGAAGTCCTGAGCTTGTCGCACAACTGCCTGTCGCAGCTGCCCGCCAGCCTCGCCGGCCTCCCCAGGCTGCGGAAGCTGAACCTCAGCGACAACTCCTTTGCACACATCCCCATCTGTGTGTTTTCGCTGAAGGAGCTGGATTTCTTGCACGTGGGCTCCAATCGCCTGGAAAACATCGCTGAAAGCATCCAGTGCCTGGTCAGCCTGCAGATCTTCATCGCAGAGAGAAACAATATCCACTCCTTCCCGCGGTCGCTCTGCCTGCTCACAAGCCTGGAGCTGCTGAACTTGAACAACAACGACATCCAGACCCTCCCAGATGAACTCTACCTGCTGTGCAGACTGGCCAGGATTGCTTGGAACCCCATGGACAAAGGGCTCCACATTTCCCATAACCCTCTCTCCAAGCCTTTGCCGGAGCTGGTGGAGGGGGGCCTGGAGATGCTCTTCAGCTACCTGAAGGATAAAAAACACACCTGA